Part of the Limihaloglobus sulfuriphilus genome is shown below.
GTTGAATAACAGTCTGAAAATCAGGGCTTGTAAGTAGGCGTATAAGGCGCGCCGTATATTGCCCTTGTTTTGGCCTTTGCCGCGTCATTCATGTACCAGAAACTATGAACCGGCATTCCCCTAGGTGTTACTTCCCAGAGATCGGAATATTCCGCAAATTCCACATGTCCGTCAAACAATGCGACATTTGTCCCATTGCCGTGAGAGAGCGGTTTGGCTTCATTATACGGTCTGTCCGGATGACCGGAGAGCAGTGACCTGTTTGAATTACGAATTCGCGTGCTGCTGCCGTCAGCAAAATGAAAGTCAAATTTATAATTTGCATAAGTAGGGCTATAGACATAACTTACCCATGTATCCAAAACAAACATAGCGGTTGCGCCGCGTATTGTTGATATTTTTAAGTTGTTTTTATCGGCGTCTTCAGGGTAAAAGAAAGGCGCTGATATCGTTGTATCTCCGCTGCCTCCTTTAGAGCCCAAACCAAAATGTACGCCAAACCAGGTATCATATTCACCTGTCCAGGTATTTACCTGGTCAGTCGGCCTTTTCCTCGCAGAAGGGCATCTTCTGACATCAGAAAGCCAGACAGAAGAATCATAAAAATTATCACCTATCGAGCCTGAATCGCTCAGGTATGGGGCAAGAAGATTGGCCCAGAACAAAGCCGTGTTTTTATTAGAGCGATACGGCCTGTCAGTAAAGCCTACAACCTCGTCATTATTGCTTGCAGCGTAGGCGTTTAAAGCCAGAGCCCATTGTTTCTGCTTGGAACCGCAGACAATCTTCTTGGCCTGTTCTCTGGCTTTGCTTAGAGCCGGCATCATTATAGCCATCAAAAGAGCAATAATTGAGATAACCACGAGAAGTTCAATCAAGGTAAACGCTTTAGTTTTCGATTTCATAATAATAATCTTTGAGTTTAAGGATTGAAAAATCAGGGCCTTCAAAGCCTTCTTCAAAGGCCCTGATTATATAACGATTTAGAATTCAACCGCTCCGATATCCGGATTGTCATCTCTGCTGTTTCCAGTGAAATCATCTGCCGGAGCAGCTGCCGCATCGCCGGCATCGATTGCCGGTGAACCGCTTGCCGGGGTTAAAATACCATTGGCTGGGTCTGCAAACAGAGTATCCGCAGCAGCATGGTAGATATTTGTTGCGCTCAGCGAAGCGTCTAAAGTATTGTCAAAAATGTTATTTTCGACATTTGAACCTGTTGCAATATCAAATGTACCGCTGCCTACTATAGGAGTTCTGTCAGCGTTGGCAAAGTCAATATTGTTGTAAAAATCTACAGTCTGATTGCCCGCAAGTACTGCGTAATAGCAGTCATTGTCGTACATGGTGTTATTTACAAAACTTGAGCCTTCATAACAGTAGTAGAACATCGCAGAACAGGTATTGCCTGTAAAGATTGAGTTTTCTACATATGCCAGGGATGAGGCAATAAGCCCCCTGCTGGTCGCGCCGGTGTTATTGTTCTCAAATAGAGTCCTCCTCACGGTAACTGTTCCGCCGGGATCGGCTCTCAGGACTCCGGCTTTAACCATTGTATTATTGGCGATGTAGCAATCGTTGATCTCGCCGACAAAATCCTCAATCAGCTCTATATCAGGAGCTGTGGTTCCCGGCTGAGTAATGCCTTCTATCACACAGCCGTTTAAAATAGCCGTTGCCGTGCTTCCGCCGAGAATAGCCTGGTATCCGCCTGTTATCATCAATCCGCTGATTGTGCAGGTGTATTGGGGTGTCGTACCGCCATGAGTCAAGAGTATCGCGGCGTTATCCAAAGGACCGTTGATTACAACATCTGCCGCTGAAAGTCCGGCTGCATGTGTTAGAGTCAGATCATGCGCGGGTATTATGATTGGACCGTCGTACTGGCCTTCATAAACAACAATGGTATCACCCGAAGAGCTTGAATCCAGGGCCCGCTGAATACTGTGATAGCCCTGTCCGGTATTCTGATTTTCACAGATTATCAGCAAATCCTCAGCGCCGTCGGCAAAGGGAACTGTTGAGTTTAGCCAGTTTGAAGCCATTATAGCAAAATCAGCCATACTCACATCGCAGTCCTGATTCAGATCTGCTGCATAGAACCCCCAGGCTCCGCATTCCGTATCGTTGACATAAAAAGCAAGTGCACCTGATACGCCCTGATAATTCAGATTCTCATCAGTAAAACCGGCGTTAAGGTATCCTGTATCTTCGGTGTCAACGGTGTGGTTGATGACGCTTAACTGGTCGTAGCCTTCAAGGCCGTCGTTTTCCACTGCCCAGACATTGACCGTTACAGGATCGTAGCTGGTACCTGTAAAATTCAAAGTCGCACTGTTTACATAGCCCTCACCTACATCGATCATTACATTGTCGTCTGTCTCGATTAGAATATCAACGGGTGAGTTTGGAGCTCGTGAGAGGCCGAGTGAGTAGCTTGTTGTCTCGCCTTCTGCAAGATTGGTTTCTCCTACAACGGCATCAATAGTTCCCGGCACAATTTCCTGCTCTACAATAGTAATCTCATCAAAAGTCATATCATTCAGGCCGTACTCGCCGGTTGTATATGCAGGGCAATAGCCGGTAAAACCTATATACATGACATCAATTGCAGAAGTAGTCATTGTTGCAGTTACAATCAGTTCATCATTCCAGTAAAGGCTGCCTTCATCTGCGACCCTGATCAGCTTGAGAGTGCCTGACGAATTGCTCGGGCCGATTGCATCCGATCTGGTCATATCGCCCGCAAAAACAGGCATGACTGTTGGATCCAAAGAATAACTGATGGTGTATTTACTCTCTTCAATACCCCTGCCCCAGATGCCAAGGCCGAATGCCTTCTGATCAGCGGGTGTAGGTATCTCGCTCAGAGTGGTAAATATGGCCTTTAGTCCGGCTATACCGCCGGTCAGATCGCCCCAGCTCATATCCATTTCAAGAATAAAATCACCTGTTACGGGAGTGTCAAAATTTTTCTCAAAACCAACATAACAATAGGCGTTTGCGTTAGAAGAAGTCAACTCAAGACCTCTCAAGCCGCCGCCTGTCACATCGTAAATAAGCGAGGTGCCGGCACTGCTGTTGGTAAAATCATCCCAGTAAGTCATCTCAAACTCTGACTGAGAAGCATAATCAAATGTCTCAACAAAATCCCCTGCGATAGATACACCCGCAAAGCACAATGCCATAATAAAGGTTAATAAAAATTTGTTTTTCATAATAATCTCCTTATTTTTTACGTTTAATTACTACCGCACCGAGTGCCAGCAACGCAAGCGAAGCCGGTTCGGGCACTACATTTACTAAATCCACTTTCATACTGGGATCATCGGCATCCCATACCCAGCTGAGATTTCTGCCCTGAAAAGTTATACGAACCTCATCGATAGCAGAAGCATCTGTCGCTGTGAGTACCGGAGCACCCTCAAGGCTTACAGTAATCAGATTGGCTGCATCGCGGTCGATATCCCAGCTTAGAGAACCGATATAGTCATCCATTGCGAAAGCGTCTCCGGCATAAGTAGCAGGGCTGTCGCCGGCAAGGTAAACCAGCGGATTACCCCAGTTGCTCGGATTACCGTCAGCTATACCGGCATAACCTCTTAGCGAGCCTCCCGCGTAAAGCCATAACTGGGCATAAGGCATATCTTCTGCATGACTTTGCCTGTAAGACTGTTCAAAATCTATATGAAATTCACCTGTCAAAGCATCAAAAGTCCGGCTCAAATATAAATTCGTCCATTTCAGCGTATTATCTACTGGAACCAGTGAATCCAGCGAAACTTCCGAGCCGCTCTCAACCAAAGTGTATGAATCAACATTAACACCGGATATCACCCAGTCGCTGCTTAGAGCACCATCATCAAAATCATCATAAACTACTGCTGCGTTTATTGTTGCCGCCACTAACACTATTAACATAATCGTTTTTTTCATTTAAATTCTCCTTAATAATTGTCTCACTAACTAATCTTACTTAAACTAACATCAACTTTTAAATTTTAATGGTTTTACCTCCTTTAATTAGAAATTGATTTGAGTTTTATATTCAATATTTCTCTCCAGCCAGCCGGTTTCTATGAGGCTTGCAGGAGTAGATTTACGCAATATGAGTTTGGTTGGAATTATCTCGCCCGGGACAGTCTTACTGCGGCTGTTTTTGATTTCCAGCATCTGTTTAATCGCCCGCTTTCCCATTTCAACCATGGGTATCTGCACCACACTAAGGGATGGTTCAACGTGAGCGGCTAATTCAAAACCGCTTGAGCCTACAACGCTCGTGCCGCCCTCAACTCCTATGGGAATCTGATGCTTCTTTAAGGCCGCCATAGCGCCTATAGCGAGATAGTCGCCTGAACAGTAAATCCCATCCGGTACATTCCCGCTTTTAATCACATCATTAACGGCCTCATAGCCGTTGAGGTCACCGGCTGAATCAAGAATCAAGATTTCAACTTCACTGTCACTGCCCGATAGCCTTAGCCCCTCGAGAAGTCCTTTGTACCTCAATTCTTTGGAAAATATGCCGGCAATCTGAGTTGTCACAAACAAAACCTTGCGGCACTTAATCTCCGCAAAAAGCATCCCAACCATTTTGCTTCCTTCAAGATAATTCGCGGAAACATAATTATCCATGGTGTTGGCGCATGGCCGGTTGATTGTTGTGAAGGGTATGCCGCATTCTCTAAAAAGGTTGCACATGGTGTAATTATCAGTAAACGGAAACGTTATAACGCCGTCAACCCTGTCTTTTATCTGCATCAGCTTACTTGAAAGGCTTGAAAGCTCAAGGGACTCATTCACCAAAAGCAAATCAACGCCATGCTCTGCGGCCTCTATCCTCATGCCGTGCACAATACGGGTTGTCCAGCTTTCGGTATGCTGTGTTAAATCTACTTCACTCTGGCCGTCCAGGACAGCTATAGTCCCGGTTCCCCCGCCAATCTGCTCATCTTCGGTCTCGTAAGGCAGCCTTTCCAAAAAAGTCCCCTTCCCAACATGACTGCTGAGCATACCGTCTTCTTTCATTATTGACAGAACCCTCTGTATGGTCTTATCGCTCACTGAGAACTGAGCAGCAAGCTCTGTAACAGATGGCAGCTTGTCACCTACAGAGTAGCCGCTGCTCAAAATTTCATCTCTAATTTTTTTGCCTACTGAATCAATCAGAGGCGTAGAATTTCTAATTTGTAAGGCCAAATCTAATATCTCCAAAATAAACACAAAAACATGTTAAACCATCCATAGTACACCGTCAAGAATAAAATACTATTTTTTCTACTATTTTCAATTTAATTATTGAATTGAGCTGAAAAACGGCTAAAATCCTTCTAAAACAGTGTCAGACTAAAGAAATTACGTACTATATTTACTATAATCTTTCTTTTGACATTTGAAAATTGTAAAATTAAATTTTTTTTAATTCAAAGATTATGAGGTAATCTATGCAAATCACCTGCCAAAAAACTATTCTTGCCGTTCTTTTAGCCTTCTCATCTGCAGGCCTTTTTGCCGCAAATGTGACAACATTAAACGGCACAGACTTTAAGGGAGCTGACCATTTTCGTGATATAGTACAGGACCGCCAGAATGTCGGCAGTGTGTACCCTGTTGAAAGCAAAAGGAACACACTTACAGCTGAATTCGAATTAGAACCCTCTGCTGATAATTTTTTCGTATATATAAACGGCAGTTATTACAAAAACCCTCAGAAACACTCAGTAAACTTCTGCATCAACGAAACATCATTTTACAAAGGCAATACAAAGTTTTCAAACGGTAAATGGAGCTGGGAAACTTTTACCGTTTCATCTGATGTACTAACCGAAAAAAACACAATTAAACTTGAAAACCTCGAAGAAAAAGGCCTTTACGGCGACACCGGCTGCTTCATGGTATGGCAATGCGTAATCTCAGAAAAACCGCTCGAACCCGAAAAACTCCAGCCTGACCCGCTTGAACAGTTCGGTTTTGACCTTGAAGCAGGGCAATATAATTTATTTACTCAAGGACCAAAACCCGGCTTCAAATTCAGGGGAATTAAAGGGTGGAACTTCTCTGTAGAGGACTACATGGATATAATACCGTTCATGGCAGAAAATAAAATGAATTTCCTAATGAACTGCTATCTTTCGGTATTCCCAAGAACAGAAAAAATGCTCACATTTGAAAACTGCCTCGTGCCGCACCACAACAACTGGTGGGAAGACATAAGTAATTCTGAAAAGGAAGGCTACGAAAAAATAGTGCAGCGATGCAGAGAGAATGACATCATATTCTGCTTTTCAATGAATCCGAATTACCATTCTACAAGGGCCTTTGATTATAAAAATGAGCAGGATTTCAACGATCTGCTCAAGCATTATCTCTGGGCGCAGTCTATCGGTGTCAGATGGTTCAATGTATCTTTTGATGATATAAAAACCGGAATTGATCCCAAGGGTCAGGCGCAGAGCGTCTCAAGGCTTCTGGGTATTCTGCGGGAGAGAGACAGCGAAGCCCAGATGATTTTCTGCCCAACCTATTATCGCGGCCCTTATAATGACAAGGAGAGGGAGTATCTTGAAGCACTCAAAGAACACCTGCCGGAAGATACATATATATTCTGGACAGGTGCCGGCAGAAACCAAAGGATTACCAAAGAAGAAGCCGCTGAGTATAAAGAAGCAATCGGAAGGCGTCTGATCCTGTGGGACAATTATCCGGTAAATAACGGATCAAACACAATGCATTTAGGACCTCTGATCGGCAGGGATCCCCAAATCGCCCAAATTGCTGATGGGTACATCTCAAACCCGATGTGGCCGCAGGTTTCATTAAATCAGCTCCCGCTGATAACCGCGGCGGATTTCGCTTATAACCCCTGGCAATACGACGCGAGAAAGTCAATAGCCGCCGCGATAAAAAAACTTACAAATTCAGAGAAACAGGCTCAGATTATCAGAGAGCTTGTGAACCTCTACCAGGGAAAGATTTATTACAACCGCGAATCAGGATTCAACTCTTTTGTATATAAATTTAATAAGATAACAGAGATAGAGCACTCCAGGACAATAGCTAAGGCTTTCATAAAACACAGTGAAACTGTACTTGAAGACGCGGCGGAAAACCTGCCTGACGATAAATTCAAATTTGCCAGACAAAGGCTTTCAAGTGACTTAAAAGCAATAAAGAGAACCTATGACAGAGTTTACGGCACAATTGAATAATTATACACTTCAGGACAATGATCCGATTAATCTACAATGATTAATGTAAACAGAAAGCAAAAAGTATGATTTTCAATATAAAAAATTGGACAGTCACAATAGTTTCAACATTATTATTTTGCAATAACTTTGCTGCCGCCGAAGAAAAATTATCATTCAGCAGGTACCATCAAGTTTATGGCCCCGTGTATTCTATTGGAATCAAAGACCTTAGTTTTGATAATAAATCTTCTAAAGCAGAAATACTGCTGTTTTGCACTGAGAAGTACAGATTTTTCTATCAGGGAAAAGAAATACAATTAAACAACGGCATACTTTCTATCCCTTTCGAAATAGCAGACAGTGAAACAATCATAAAACAGACAATAGACGTGTTTTGCGCAAAGCAGCAATTCTTCATTGAATTAGAATACTTCTCTCCGAAATATTTTCAGAAGGTAGGAAAAGATTATTATAAAGATGGTTATCTTATTTTGAACACGGATTTGCCCAGGTTGTCAACGCCGAAAACTTACCTTGACCTAAATTACAAAAACGAGCTTTTAGATTTATTGCAGCCCTACGATTCGAAAGCACCTTTAAATGAACATTTTCTGAACATAGTAAAAAAACAGATTGACATTCTTCATCAGGCTCCCAAACATAAGGGACCACCCATCGGGACTTTCAAAGACGGATATTTATTTTTAAAAGCTGCAATTGATAGCACCCACAGCTTCAGTTGCAGCGGTAACAGTTTAATGATTCGCGATTGTTTGCGTGCGGTTGGAATTCCTGCAAGAAATGTCGCAATGGTTTGTTCCAAAAAAGTCAGCAACAACAACCTTGTAATTCTTGAGTCCCAAGGGCATACGACAAACGAAGCATTTATTAATGGTAAATGGCAGTGGTTTGATGCGTATTTTAATTATCTTTACGCCAAAGACAAAAAAGGAGGGAATTTTCTAAATACGTGGGAACTAATTGACCACCTTGCAAACCCGCTCAAAAGAGATAGATTATTATTCGGGGTATATGATCCCGAAAAAAAGCTGTATTCGGAGTTAACTCTTGATGAATCCGTCAGCCTGAGAAGTACAATCAACAGGTACTTCACTACTGACAAAGATTTGATTTTCAGGTAACCCAAATTTCTCACTTAGTGTTCAAAAACAGGAAAAATATTTTCTTTTCACCGTTTGCTGCCTCCCAGAGGGTTTTTGATCCCGGATTTAGTCTTGGCACAGACCTGCCCTATTGAACCTAAATTCCTCAGTTAATTAGAGCCTGTGTACTTGTCAAACGTTCATGAGACCGCTGGAAAACTCCATGTTTAGCCTCTATTTCGATTTGGCTACACGCTCAACCTGTTCGAGATATTCCTGAATATTATCACGATATTTGATCTTTTGTGCTCTTCGCAGCAGCGGCAGGGCCTCGCTGTATTTGCCAAGTCGGACAAGCAGCTGTGCATGCCGAACCATTGCTTCTGCCTCGAAGCCCTCTATGCCCGCGGCCTGCTCATAATAGAAAATTGCCTTATCCGGATTCTCTTTTCGCGCGCTGTGTTGTCCAAGCAGAATAAGTGCTTCACCATCAAGAGGATCCAGCTCTACTATCTTTTCAAGTATTTCTGCCTCCCGGTCATCGCCAGAGCCCGAGGCAACCGCAAGCCTGGCACTGAGCTTGAGAACATCAATCTTTGTCTCCTGATCCATATTGTCAGCATAAGTTGTGTTCACAGCATCCAAGAGCCTTGCGGTATGATCAAACTGCGATCTGGCCGTAAGCGCTTTTGCCGCACGCAGAGCCCTCTCGAGCGACGAATCCGGATCGAGTTCCATCGCTTCGATATAGAGATCTGCTGCCAGGCCAAAAAGCCCCTCGTTGATGTAAATATCCCCAAGCAGATTAAGTGTATCTGCCGTAGAGCCGCCGAACTGTCTGACGATTTCAAAGGCCTGGGCAGCTTCCATAGGTTTAGCTAAACCTATATAAGCATTGGCTTTGAGAAGCCAGAGGTCTGTATTTTCAGGGTTCTCACGTATCAGAAGTCCACACAAAGCCGCTGCCTCTGAAAATCTCTCTTGTTTGAAGAAGCTGCGGGCAAGCCCCATCTTCCAGTCGAGAGTCAGCGGATCGAGCATAATCGCCATCCGATACGCCGATTCCGCCGAGATGCTGTTCTCAATCGACGAATAAGAAAACCCCAGAAGACCGTATGTCACCGCATCACCGCCGCCAAGCTCAATTACCCTTGTAAGCGAATCTACGGCCTCGGTATAATCGGCCTTTCTGACATGTATCAGCGCCAGGTTTCGCCATGCCCGCCGAAATTTATCATATTTGGATACCGCTTTTTCGTAGTACAGTGCCGCCTCATCGAGCTCTTCGGCCTGGAAATAAATGTTGGCAAGGGTAAAATCGAAGACCGCAGTTGCCGCTTCGTTATCCTCGAGCGCCTCTTTGAGAACTTTTTCGGCCTGCAAAACATTATCATCGGATATCAGCTGCATTATCTCCAGCAGCTCTTCACGTTCATCTGAGGTTACTGTGGGCTCGATATCTGTTTCGGCAATATAACTCTGGGTAAACCTGCGCCTGAACTCTTGATCGTTCCAGATATTAAGCTCCATCGGTTTTAGGCCTGAGAATCCTCGTAATTTCAGCGGGATATCGTCCCGGGCTGAAGCTGTTGCCGTAAAACAAGAAGATAAAACGACTAACAAACAGTAATATTTAACGTGAACACTTGAATAAATAAATTTCATACTTTAGTTTCCTTTGGGAAAAGTAAACGGGACACGCATTCGGAACCTGACGGGTTTTCCGTTGCGTTTGCCGGGTTCAAATTTCCATTTTTTAATAGCTTTTAGTGCCGCTTCTTCGAATATTGGATCAGAGGACTTCTGTATAACCGGGTTTTCAACCCTGCCCTGCTGATTAACAATAAATATTATATACACTGTTCCGGGGGCCCGCCGGCGAAGCTGCGGAGTAAGCACCGGACCGGGCTGATAGACAATCCGCGGCTTCTGGTCGAGATCGGCAACCGAAAAAAGCGCATCAATATCATTGCCGCTTTTGACGGCATTATCTATCTTCATCGTAAAATCACCCTGCATCCAGCCATCACCCAAGCCTGGATTGAGTGCAACTGTAAGCTGCTCAAGTGTCATTGGGGGCGCTTCCTCGGTGAGCTCTGGCGGTGTTTCCTCCGGTTCAGGCTCTTCTTCCGGTTCTTCCTCGGGCGGCGGGGGCGGAGCGTCAAGTTCTGCTGTATCTACCGTCTGGATAGTGAGATCCGCCACAGGAGGTTTTGAGATGGTCTGCATCAGCGGCAGCACAAGAAACAGCGCCAGAGTGAGCACGGCAGCGCCGCCGCAAGATACAATTCTTGTCAGCAAAGACTTGATAATGGCTATTGGTGTTTTCTTTGAATTGCGAAATGCCATTTAATCTAATCCTGAGATTTCCTTGTTGCCAGGCTTACCTTTGCGGCGCCTGCAAGTTTTGTTTCATCGATAAGTCTTACCAGCAATCCGGAATTTACTTCCTGGTCTGCCTGTATAATGACAGGCACTTCCTCCTTCTGGAGAATCCGCTTGACCAGCGGACGGACGCCGCTGAATCCTATCTCTCGCCCGCCGTAAACGACCTCGCCCTTTTTAGTCAGCGCCAGCAGTATGCTGGTTTTCTCCAACTGTACAGAGCTTGCCGCCTGGGGCTTATCTACCTCAACACCGGTTTCCTCGACAAATGTTGTCGTAACTATAAAGAAAATCAGCAGAATAAAAACACAGTCCATCAGCGGCGATATATCAATAGCGGCCTCATTGCCTTCCTCTGCCGCGATTTTACGAAAACGTCCCATATCTATATCCTCTTAAGCCGAAGCTTTCATGCGAAGCTTTTTATAAAGCTTCTGGTTACATACTGTTTCCACGTGTGCCAAAAATGCCTTGTAACGGTCATGCTTTCGTGTCAGGTGATACTGGAAAAACAGCCCTGCAAGTGCCACAACAAGGCCTGTCTCAGTGGTCACAAGTGCCTCTGAGATACCTTCAGCCACAAGGCCCATGGTCTTATCCCCGCCAGAGCCGGAAGCAAGGGCAGAGAAAGTAGAAAGCATACCAGTTACAGTACCGAGAAGCCCCAGAAGAGGCGCAATTCCGACGCAAATCTTCATCACCTTCAGGTCTCTCTCGAAGGGTGCGATTTCGGTTGCATGGAGCTCTTCGAAAAATTCTGCGGTATCCTTTATGGTTTCGCCGCCGGTGACAAAATCCAGCAACCGCCCGATATGGCCGCGGCGATGTTGGGGGTGGTTTATCCAGTGCCGCCATTTATTCTCACGCACCCTGGTAAAGCCCCTGCCGCTGAGCCGTATTGAAACGTTCAGGCCAAGTGTGAACATCACCAGAGATGTTGCTGCAATGGCTATCATTGCCCACCCTCCGGCCTGCCATATTTCTACCGCCTGCTGCAAAAGTGAAGATTGTTCGTATAAATTATTCATTTAGATGCACTTGTTTCGTTATGTTGATCAATTAAGCCGCCTCAGAATCATCGTCTTGAGAATCTTTAGCCTTATATGGAGTTTTGCTTATCTGGTTGACAAGCGACATAGCTGCCTGTTCCATCTGATTAACAATGCTCTTGGCCCGCCTGGAAAGAAAAGCGTGTATAAGCAGCGACGGGATTGCTACGATAAGTCCGAACTCGGTTGTTATAAGTGCCTCCGATATGCCGCCGGAGAGCGTCTTAACATCGCCGGAGCCGAAAACTGTTATCAGCTTGAATGTGTTAATAATACCCGTAACCGTACCCAGAAGCCCCAGAAGCGGTGCAGATGCCGCGCAGATAGCTATGAATGAAAGCCATCTCTCCAACTTGAGACGTGTTGAAAGTATCTGCTCATACATCACCTCTTCAACCAGCTCACGCGGCTCTTTCATATGCTCAACACCGGCTCGCAGCATTCTGCCCACAGGTCCTCTGATTTTAGCGGCTTTATCCATTGCGGATTTCTGGTCTGATTTTGTAACGGTATTCATCACCTCGCCAAGTTTTTTTCGAGAGGGTGTGCGAACCATGGACATGGCTATCCACTTATACACAGCAACCAGCAAGGCAGCCCCGGCCATGGCAAATATAGGGTACATGACCACACCGCCCTTCTTGACGTGTTCAATAAACGTCTCATGTGTATCTTCGATCTTGTGCGCATTGCCCAGAGTTGGGTCAAGCGGCAGAAAACCTCTGGATTCCTGCACAACCTGTGCCGCGGCGTGTGTATCATCGGGATTTCTGAATTCAATAATCGCCGCCTCAAGAGAACCAAGCCGCTGCTGCGCAGTTCCTGTATTTTTCCCGTCATCCGACTGAAAGATGACTACGGGCCCGGCTGCGGCAAACGTGCCGTGATGTATGGAGCCGCTGGAGTCTGAGGCGGTTCCGTCAAACTTCGTACCGTTCAGGGCGTCATAGAGCCTCTCAAGAGAGAGCTCAAGAATTGCCGCCTGGGCATTATAAACCTGCTGCTGCGAAAGTGCCGTATTCTCTGCCGCGAGCTTTGCTTCTTCGAGCGGTTTACGGTATCGCTGAATCTCAGAGATGTGAAGCCGTGACTCGAAATTGCGTATATACTCGCCGAGCAGATTTGAAAGGTAATTGCCCTCATCGCGGCGGGAGTCGATCTCGTTTTTAAGGTTGCTCAAATCCAGCGTCCTGCTGTCAAGAAGCCTTGTGGCCTGCTGATACTCAAGGCGAACCTCCACCAGCTGAGACTCGAGGTCCCTGAGTTTGCGGCTGAGAGGAATTTTCTCTTGCGCCATCTTTTCACGAAGCAGCGCGAGCTCACTTAGGCTTTCATCAAGCCGGGCCCTGATGGATTCGGATGCGTTTTCAAAACTCGCTTCCCGGGCGTAACCTGATGCACAGGGTAAAACAACCGCCAGAACCGACACTATTATAAACAGGTAATTCTTCATTATAAATTTCCACATATTTCTGAATTATTTAATTTCCATTGGCACCTGAACAAACGAGGCCACTTTTTCGTTATTCAAAATCGCTATTAGTTCGAGCACCTCGACGGCGATATCGTTATCGGGTATCCACTCCCACCTGAGTTCTGAAGCAGTTCCCATACCCGCTACAACGCCATTGGCGCTGGCGTAGTAGCCGTGGCTTATGCCCAGATACAAGGCCGTTACCTCAACTGAGTTACCGTAAGGCATAGTACGAATTTCTGTGCTTAGAGTGATCTC
Proteins encoded:
- a CDS encoding tetratricopeptide repeat protein: MELNIWNDQEFRRRFTQSYIAETDIEPTVTSDEREELLEIMQLISDDNVLQAEKVLKEALEDNEAATAVFDFTLANIYFQAEELDEAALYYEKAVSKYDKFRRAWRNLALIHVRKADYTEAVDSLTRVIELGGGDAVTYGLLGFSYSSIENSISAESAYRMAIMLDPLTLDWKMGLARSFFKQERFSEAAALCGLLIRENPENTDLWLLKANAYIGLAKPMEAAQAFEIVRQFGGSTADTLNLLGDIYINEGLFGLAADLYIEAMELDPDSSLERALRAAKALTARSQFDHTARLLDAVNTTYADNMDQETKIDVLKLSARLAVASGSGDDREAEILEKIVELDPLDGEALILLGQHSARKENPDKAIFYYEQAAGIEGFEAEAMVRHAQLLVRLGKYSEALPLLRRAQKIKYRDNIQEYLEQVERVAKSK
- a CDS encoding energy transducer TonB, with amino-acid sequence MAFRNSKKTPIAIIKSLLTRIVSCGGAAVLTLALFLVLPLMQTISKPPVADLTIQTVDTAELDAPPPPPEEEPEEEPEPEETPPELTEEAPPMTLEQLTVALNPGLGDGWMQGDFTMKIDNAVKSGNDIDALFSVADLDQKPRIVYQPGPVLTPQLRRRAPGTVYIIFIVNQQGRVENPVIQKSSDPIFEEAALKAIKKWKFEPGKRNGKPVRFRMRVPFTFPKGN
- a CDS encoding ExbD/TolR family protein, with the translated sequence MGRFRKIAAEEGNEAAIDISPLMDCVFILLIFFIVTTTFVEETGVEVDKPQAASSVQLEKTSILLALTKKGEVVYGGREIGFSGVRPLVKRILQKEEVPVIIQADQEVNSGLLVRLIDETKLAGAAKVSLATRKSQD
- a CDS encoding MotA/TolQ/ExbB proton channel family protein, which produces MNNLYEQSSLLQQAVEIWQAGGWAMIAIAATSLVMFTLGLNVSIRLSGRGFTRVRENKWRHWINHPQHRRGHIGRLLDFVTGGETIKDTAEFFEELHATEIAPFERDLKVMKICVGIAPLLGLLGTVTGMLSTFSALASGSGGDKTMGLVAEGISEALVTTETGLVVALAGLFFQYHLTRKHDRYKAFLAHVETVCNQKLYKKLRMKASA
- a CDS encoding MotA/TolQ/ExbB proton channel family protein — protein: MKNYLFIIVSVLAVVLPCASGYAREASFENASESIRARLDESLSELALLREKMAQEKIPLSRKLRDLESQLVEVRLEYQQATRLLDSRTLDLSNLKNEIDSRRDEGNYLSNLLGEYIRNFESRLHISEIQRYRKPLEEAKLAAENTALSQQQVYNAQAAILELSLERLYDALNGTKFDGTASDSSGSIHHGTFAAAGPVVIFQSDDGKNTGTAQQRLGSLEAAIIEFRNPDDTHAAAQVVQESRGFLPLDPTLGNAHKIEDTHETFIEHVKKGGVVMYPIFAMAGAALLVAVYKWIAMSMVRTPSRKKLGEVMNTVTKSDQKSAMDKAAKIRGPVGRMLRAGVEHMKEPRELVEEVMYEQILSTRLKLERWLSFIAICAASAPLLGLLGTVTGIINTFKLITVFGSGDVKTLSGGISEALITTEFGLIVAIPSLLIHAFLSRRAKSIVNQMEQAAMSLVNQISKTPYKAKDSQDDDSEAA